A region of Fimbriimonadaceae bacterium DNA encodes the following proteins:
- the tilS gene encoding tRNA(Ile)-lysidine synthase, giving the protein MDFPTRFEAHLQTGFGFLRGSSVLVAYSGGADSTALLDLLAKQKYDIIAAHLNHGQRPEGALEEEQCARFCEQLGVPFVSGKADVPAIAEERGIGLEEAGRLARYEFFDRAASQVGTSWTATAHTADDCAETILLNLIRGAGLTGLTGIPEQRGALIRPLLPFTREETRSYCELHGLWFHDDPANFDLSFSRARIRHRVIPELQIVQPKLLQTIGRSAVMLGEEDRYLDSLAVAALERSEVEDNGRYTFLTQDEEIFIDRVALAAFPAVLVRRAIRLVAKTLGANPELALVDRVVDSVRLGACDTVNFGGGPVSLHLLESRIHATRTDAVDRERVVLPRGSWTSDPDGRWHVGVHPGPVVDPRTEPGSWTAHLDADRLVGGLFTRSGPEEAKMQPFGMAGHRKLSDILHDLKISLRARQRLPVVYDMVGPVWVPGGPIDERVKVLPETATMLTLEFGQPRAYHHS; this is encoded by the coding sequence ATGGATTTTCCGACCCGGTTTGAAGCACACCTTCAAACCGGGTTTGGCTTTTTAAGGGGCAGCTCAGTGCTTGTCGCTTACAGCGGCGGGGCCGACTCGACCGCTCTGCTGGACCTTCTCGCCAAGCAGAAGTACGACATCATCGCCGCCCATCTGAACCATGGGCAGCGCCCAGAGGGCGCGCTCGAGGAGGAGCAGTGCGCCCGGTTCTGCGAGCAGCTTGGGGTTCCGTTCGTTAGCGGGAAAGCCGATGTGCCCGCTATTGCAGAGGAAAGAGGGATTGGCCTCGAGGAGGCGGGACGGCTTGCCAGATACGAGTTTTTCGACCGTGCTGCTAGCCAAGTTGGCACCTCATGGACGGCGACCGCACATACCGCGGACGACTGCGCAGAGACGATTCTGCTCAATCTGATTCGAGGGGCCGGGTTGACCGGATTGACCGGCATTCCCGAGCAGAGAGGAGCGCTCATCCGGCCACTGCTGCCGTTTACCCGCGAAGAAACGCGATCCTATTGCGAATTGCACGGACTGTGGTTCCATGACGATCCGGCCAATTTCGATCTCTCCTTTTCTCGGGCTCGTATCCGACACCGCGTGATCCCTGAGCTGCAAATCGTCCAGCCAAAGCTCCTTCAGACAATCGGCCGATCGGCCGTCATGTTGGGGGAGGAGGATCGTTATCTCGACTCGCTCGCGGTTGCGGCACTTGAGCGCAGCGAAGTTGAGGATAACGGGCGCTATACCTTTCTGACACAAGACGAGGAGATCTTCATCGACCGGGTTGCGCTCGCGGCCTTTCCAGCGGTTCTTGTGCGTCGCGCAATCCGGCTGGTCGCCAAGACGTTGGGCGCGAACCCGGAGCTGGCTCTCGTCGATCGTGTGGTGGATTCTGTTCGCCTGGGAGCGTGTGACACGGTCAACTTCGGAGGTGGCCCGGTTTCGCTCCACCTGCTGGAATCCCGGATCCACGCGACGCGTACGGACGCCGTCGACCGTGAACGGGTGGTTCTACCGCGGGGGAGTTGGACTTCCGACCCGGATGGGCGATGGCACGTCGGGGTCCATCCGGGTCCGGTGGTAGATCCCAGAACCGAACCAGGGTCATGGACCGCGCATCTCGACGCAGACCGCCTGGTCGGCGGGTTATTCACACGGTCGGGTCCAGAAGAGGCAAAGATGCAGCCTTTCGGCATGGCCGGACACCGAAAACTTTCCGACATCCTTCACGATCTCAAAATCAGCCTGCGTGCCCGCCAGAGGCTCCCCGTCGTCTATGACATGGTAGGACCGGTATGGGTACCTGGCGGGCCAATCGACGAGCGAGTAAAGGTTCTTCCGGAAACGGCGACCATGCTGACGCTGGAGTTTGGCCAGCCTCGTGCCTACCATCATTCATAA
- the ftsH_1 gene encoding ATP-dependent zinc metalloprotease FtsH, with amino-acid sequence MSLIFLLNLMNPAGFNMGRGPTELNVGTLISNVKEGKIAKAEWRQTEISGEFADGKKFYAKVPDVNSSGGLEIQKVLNDYKVTWSILDPPISQGVIAFLSMLIVPALLIFALWFFVFRSAQMGGNQAMSFGRSRAKRVGENGPKITFEDVAGIDEAKAELYEIVDFLKNTKKYVALGAKIPKGILLTGPPGVGKTYLARAIAGEAGVPFFHISGSDFVEMFVGVGAARVRDLFETAKAHRPCLIFVDEIDAVGRQRGAGLGGGHDEREQTLNQLLVEMDGFDPNSGVIMIAATNRPDVLDPALLRPGRFDRQIVVDAPDVNGREAILKIHSKGKPFSGDVDMEIIAKRTPGFTGADLANSLNEAALLAARRNRSRIAMEDIEEALDRVMVGPARKSRVMVAKERELTAYHEAGHAIVGELLEHCDPIHKVTILPRGMALGVTWSLPETEKFSKSRSELIDDITMSLGGLVSEEIVYGERWTGASSDLVRVTRIARAMVCEFGMSDKLGTLAIGRRSRNPFLGRDYVEDRDYSEDVARVIDEEVRHIVDSARQRAQEILQQNREKMDSLVAALLERETLSREEFLMIMEGKELPPMPAKTESKQDDDSPAESVDEKGTHRVPPPRFEPGPA; translated from the coding sequence ATGAGCCTTATTTTCCTGCTAAACCTGATGAACCCAGCCGGGTTCAACATGGGAAGAGGACCGACTGAGCTCAACGTTGGCACCCTGATCAGCAACGTAAAGGAAGGCAAGATCGCCAAGGCGGAATGGCGCCAGACGGAGATCAGCGGCGAATTCGCGGACGGCAAGAAGTTTTACGCGAAAGTCCCGGATGTCAACAGCTCAGGCGGACTTGAGATTCAGAAGGTTCTGAACGATTACAAGGTCACGTGGTCGATTCTCGACCCGCCGATCAGCCAGGGTGTTATCGCCTTCTTGTCGATGCTTATCGTCCCGGCACTGCTCATCTTCGCCCTCTGGTTCTTCGTATTCCGGTCCGCTCAAATGGGCGGAAACCAAGCCATGAGCTTCGGCCGAAGCCGAGCGAAGCGAGTGGGGGAGAACGGACCGAAGATCACGTTCGAAGATGTCGCTGGTATTGACGAGGCGAAGGCTGAGCTTTATGAGATCGTCGACTTCCTCAAGAACACCAAGAAGTATGTGGCCCTCGGCGCGAAGATTCCCAAGGGAATTCTTCTGACCGGTCCTCCGGGCGTTGGCAAGACCTACCTGGCGAGGGCGATTGCCGGCGAGGCAGGCGTGCCCTTTTTCCACATCAGTGGTTCGGATTTCGTTGAAATGTTCGTCGGCGTTGGCGCGGCGCGAGTTCGCGATCTGTTTGAGACCGCCAAGGCTCACCGGCCCTGCCTGATCTTCGTGGATGAAATCGATGCGGTGGGCCGTCAGCGTGGCGCAGGACTCGGCGGCGGCCACGACGAGCGCGAGCAGACCCTGAACCAGCTTCTCGTCGAGATGGACGGCTTCGACCCGAATTCCGGCGTTATCATGATCGCCGCCACCAACCGACCCGATGTCCTCGATCCGGCCCTCCTTCGGCCGGGACGTTTCGACCGTCAGATCGTCGTGGACGCTCCCGACGTTAACGGTCGCGAAGCCATCCTGAAGATCCATTCGAAAGGAAAACCGTTTTCCGGCGATGTCGACATGGAGATCATCGCCAAAAGAACTCCTGGCTTCACCGGCGCCGATTTGGCCAACAGTTTGAACGAAGCCGCCCTGCTGGCAGCACGACGCAACCGCTCCCGCATCGCGATGGAAGACATCGAGGAAGCCCTCGATCGAGTGATGGTGGGCCCCGCGAGAAAGAGCCGCGTCATGGTCGCCAAGGAGCGGGAATTGACCGCCTATCACGAGGCAGGCCACGCCATCGTCGGCGAGCTGCTCGAGCACTGCGATCCGATCCATAAGGTCACGATCCTCCCTCGTGGAATGGCTTTGGGCGTCACCTGGTCGCTACCAGAGACCGAAAAGTTCAGCAAGAGCCGATCAGAGCTTATCGACGATATCACCATGAGCCTGGGTGGCTTGGTTTCTGAGGAGATCGTCTACGGCGAGCGCTGGACCGGAGCCAGCAGCGATCTTGTTCGGGTAACGCGGATCGCTCGCGCGATGGTCTGCGAATTCGGCATGAGCGACAAGCTCGGTACCCTCGCGATCGGCAGACGCTCGCGCAATCCGTTCCTGGGACGCGATTATGTCGAAGATCGCGACTACAGCGAAGATGTGGCCCGTGTGATCGACGAGGAAGTTCGCCACATCGTCGATTCCGCGCGACAGCGGGCACAAGAGATCCTGCAGCAAAACCGGGAAAAGATGGATTCCCTCGTTGCAGCTCTTCTCGAACGGGAAACGTTGAGCCGAGAGGAATTCCTGATGATCATGGAGGGCAAGGAGCTTCCCCCCATGCCGGCGAAGACCGAGTCGAAGCAAGACGACGACTCACCGGCAGAATCCGTGGATGAGAAGGGCACACACCGCGTACCCCCTCCCCGTTTCGAACCCGGACCTGCCTAA